The stretch of DNA AGTGATTGCAAGTCCCCTAGCTCTCATCACACTTAAATTaaatttggcaaaaaaaaaaaataaaaaccatgcacgaagtaaaaaaataaataaataaattatgtataatataatataatattcataaccCATAAGATcaaaagcaaataaataaaaatccaagGATCTTAGGACTGGTTCAGAGtatattaaacaataaataaaaatgaattgtgtatttttttttactagccTATATAgcatttgtagtttttttttcttgggtaAACACATGCAGATGCGATTGCTTATTATTTCTTTAGAAGTTAATTATTTCATATGATGCTTGCATTTCTTAAAGTACTTAAGTGATTGCAAGTTCTCTAGCTCTCATCACACTTAAATTAAATTtcgcaaaaaaataaaaaccatgcacgaagtaaaaaaaaataaaattatgtatataatataatatattattcataactcataagatcaaaagcaaataaataaaaacccaaGGATCTTAGGACTGGTTTAGACtatattaaacaataaataaaaatgaaaaacacaaACCCTGAATGCACACTGTAATTATTCAAAACACATTAAGATGATTAAAAACACAATAGAATGATTCCAAAATCTACAGTGCAAACAACTGCACGTGCCTCCAAAATAAAGGTGCAAATCATTAACACCCATAAATCGTGTCCTAgtctaaacataataataatgctgAACTACATAGCAATTCCCCAAAAAGCATCCCACCCCATAGCCTCCAACTGTTCTGATTCCACTAGGAAGCATTGCCCGATCTTAAACGCCCATACTGTGCAACACGCGTGGAAATTGCATCCTTGTGCACATTTTTTGCTGACATAATAATGTTGTGCATGTATCGCTTCCGAAGATTTAGAATCTGCCATGTATCCCCTTTTACCAACCCATAGTCCAATTCAGCACACCGTTGTCCAGTGAACAACTCCATATGACACATGATATAAATTCCAGAGTCATGCTTATTAGATGTGACCTGCCAACCCATCTGCAACCTCTTGGGTTCCAAGTTTCGGACCAAAACAGCACGAAAGGGGTGGCCATTGAGCTCTAGGAACGAGGCAAGCAAGTCAATCTGCAAAGATAACCAAACACATGCATTTTATAACATACCAGTGTATAAATTCCATTCTCCAACATGCACCCCACACTAGAAGAGCACGACTATAAGAAATACCAGATTATCAGGTGTTTTCCCATATCTCTGTTTGTTAGACAACCAAGACGAGCAGTTATCTATAATATCAAACCTTCGATTCTTTGTGCAGACGATCATAACATAATAGTGTCCACGGTCAATAATGGGGAAAACAAACTGCGAGTGAGAAAACATTAATCTTAACAAAGCAATGTTGCAAACCATCCAGAATGCATGGATGTGCACTCACCTGTTACGTGTGGTAAACTTACCAAGTCTATACAACTCCAACCAACATATTTTGATGACCGGAGATCTGCATTAAGGCGTTTCGAGAACCAGTTTAGCCTTTCGTCACGGTCAGCAGTAGCAGAGATCACCGTGCCTTGCTGTTTCCACAAAAACCACGTTTGTAAGCTGAACCATATAGAACTTTAATCGGTAGTTCTGTTTTTTATAAGAACGTACCGTAGTGGATAACGATGCAAACAAGCGCGACGGCATGCCCCACCTTCTTGTTTCTACCGGTGCATTCAACAGACTAGACCATGCATCAACGACTGCAGCAGAAACATGTGTGCCCTGTTGCAAAGTCCGAAAGTCCTGCCATAGTGCATTCTGTCCATGGTACGAGAACAATACCTCACCACTGGGAAAGTAAACACCCTCCCATGGTTAGTGGTCCCACAAATAGAAATACAAGTGCAATGCATTCCAAAATACACTTACAAATCAGCCTGGGAGTTGTCAAAAACCCAATTCCATAGGACGGTACACACTTCAACTAGCGTAGAGCTCAAATAACCCGTGAGCATTTGGGGGCTGGTGTTCAACGGTGATTTTCCCTTACGGTCACAAGGTACCAACTTTAATTCCCCATACAATGCACTATGTGAGCCCCCCAAACGAATGGTAGCCTGCAATAAGATCATTGTCACTAATCTGTGTTTTGAACCCCAACAAATACATTGTTTAAGTTTTGTGATTAACCTGTGGTGGAGGGGTAACATACCCCCTTGCAATGGTCGAAACGTCAGCACAATTGAAGTTTGTCTGTTCCTGCGATAACCCTAAGCTAAAAGTAGGAGCGTCCATCAATGACTTCCCCCTTTGCGCAGCCTGTTCAGCTTGCTCTAGCGCTAGTATATTATCTGGGTTATCCCAAAAATCATCATCGAATTGGTCAGACGTTAGGCTAGGATCATGTGCTACTCCAGGCTTCAAAGCCATTAAATTCTGGGCATTCTCAAACACAGAATGGAATAACTCAGAATCTTGAGCTAGTTTTGGTGATTGATGCACTAGCTCAATAATGTCTTGGACTGCTGAATGAAGAATTGTTTTTTTCTCCTCCAACCTGTCAACAAGAGACTAACAACACAGAGGAATGCATGTTAAACCCAACTTTGTAAGACAAAGTAATGTATAATAAACCGTAGTCATATAAGAGTAGTGGTTTTAGAGTAATTGCACTAATCTCAAGTGTTGTACTATTCTGCACGTAGATAGTTCCCATCTTTGATTACTAACAACAACTTGAACTGGTCAGCATAAATTCTTTAATctgaaaaaaaactaaaaataatacaacACGAAACTTGCACTAGTGCTCTATTACAATACCTTTGATCTGTTGCCCACGATAAGCTGTTGACCAATAGACACACCAGGGTTGTTCTCCTGGCAAAGTGGTGCATCCAACCGCCCAAGTCCAAAGCCACCATAAGTAATCTCCAAGGATTCCCTTGCCTTTAACATCTTCGTCGACCATCCCTTCAAAGACGGCACAACCCTTTGAACGTCACGCTTGCCTATTACTAACCTGTCAACATACAGTAACTGGGAGGGGGGGAGGGAACAATCATAACAACTCACAAAATATCTCAATTAGCTAACTTAAAGTGGATGTCTGCACCGGTAACTCACAGTTAAGAAGATGATGGGTCCTGTGAACCTGAGACGCTTACGTTGAGACCAATCCTCATGACAGTTGACcaattttttcaacaaaaacccACACCAATCTAAATCAGTTATCCGATCAACATCATGCAACATATGGACTATCTTCTGGTTGACATACCCATTATGCTCACTTGCAACGAGAGTGCTGACTACCACGACACTGAAATGTCGCTTGAACCACACATCTCCATCTTTGCACCTCAACATCGCATTGCATAGTGCCTTCACCGTCACATCCCCCTCAGGTTGACATAACTTATCCCTCCATTGTCGCAAATATGGCCCTACAACCTGGCTATCCCGTTCTGTAATAGTGATCGGCCCACATGGTAGACCCAATGTTGCTGCTACATCATCCTTAGTGAGTAGTAACTTCATACCATTTGGCAAGTGCACAGACATATCTTCTGGGTGGAAGTTGGTGACCAACCAGTAACCCAACCTTAACGGTGCATTTGTAACCTGAAGTTCAAGCACACCCCCAAATCCAATCTCCCTAACCGCTTCACATTGACGTGAATTGAAGTCTTTTATAGCACACACAAGTGGTTTAGGCCTACACCGAGTCTTAATCGTGAGGAACTCTTTGAAAACCCCCACTGGTGCCCTTCCGTCTTTGGCCATTCCTACATCCACCCCAGTGCCCCTACGATCTGCCTCCACAAACCCACGAGGCGCCGTTTGGAAGTCATCATCCGATGAGGTACTATCAGTGCTACCCACCGGCTGGTCTGATGCACAGaacagaataatattaattacaacATAACTATATTATAACCAACGAACCAAAATGGGCAGTGCATGCACGCCCAAAAAATTAGCTAATTTCAAACCACTACAACACACCatcacacaaataaataaataaataactaaaatgaaaaaacaCAAACCTGGTTCTAAAGTAGGCCGACCTGAAGCCTCCCTATTCGACAGCGTACACGCACGGAGAGCCATCGACGCTCCACCAGAATAACCGACCAGCTGATCGGAGTCGTGGCAAGACAAGAGCCTCTTTGACCGTCGAACACCAGAGTCCGGGACTCCCCCTCGCCCACCGCCTTGGAGGAGCGCCAGTTGTTCGCTAGGAGGTCCAGTCGCCGACCTCTTCGATCGAATGGTAGAAGATGCAAAGGCCATAGCTCAGTCAATAACGCAATTCACGGAGGAGATGCACTCAGCAAA from Ipomoea triloba cultivar NCNSP0323 chromosome 7, ASM357664v1 encodes:
- the LOC116024036 gene encoding uncharacterized protein LOC116024036 — translated: MAFASSTIRSKRSATGPPSEQLALLQGGGRGGVPDSGVRRSKRLLSCHDSDQLVGYSGGASMALRACTLSNREASGRPTLEPDQPVGSTDSTSSDDDFQTAPRGFVEADRRGTGVDVGMAKDGRAPVGVFKEFLTIKTRCRPKPLVCAIKDFNSRQCEAVREIGFGGVLELQVTNAPLRLGYWLVTNFHPEDMSVHLPNGMKLLLTKDDVAATLGLPCGPITITERDSQVVGPYLRQWRDKLCQPEGDVTVKALCNAMLRCKDGDVWFKRHFSVVVVSTLVASEHNGYVNQKIVHMLHDVDRITDLDWCGFLLKKLVNCHEDWSQRKRLRFTGPIIFLTLLYVDRLVIGKRDVQRVVPSLKGWSTKMLKARESLEITYGGFGLGRLDAPLCQENNPGVSIGQQLIVGNRSKSLVDRLEEKKTILHSAVQDIIELVHQSPKLAQDSELFHSVFENAQNLMALKPGVAHDPSLTSDQFDDDFWDNPDNILALEQAEQAAQRGKSLMDAPTFSLGLSTIARGYVTPPPQATIRLGGSHSALYGELKLVPCDRKGKSPLNTSPQMLTGYLSSTLVEVCTVLWNWVFDNSQADL